Proteins encoded by one window of Pempheris klunzingeri isolate RE-2024b chromosome 14, fPemKlu1.hap1, whole genome shotgun sequence:
- the slc35f2 gene encoding solute carrier family 35 member F2: MEGREEERLCGKWRLVCGLYSYNLRDVFTWRLLKTVVMGQVLSMLICGTAVSCQYLAYAKVETPMLQSFLNYALLLLVYTTILVTRKGDRNILQILKTKWWKYLVMGLADVEANYAVVKAYQFTTLTSIQLLDCFVIPVLMVLSWFFLKTRYKLVHFVAVMVCLLGVGAMVGADILAGRDQGSTSDIVLGDGLVLISAFLYAVSNVCQEYTVKNLSRVEFLGMMGLFGTVISGIQLAVLETRAIAAIKWDFHISTLFTVYALCMYALYSFMPVVVKMTSATAVNLSLLTADLFSLFCGIFLFHYTFSTLYIISFVVITVGFVLFNAVPTYSALPESGSSEDDPSEAFADHTAEGTSDHLLQANGDSERAETLTAVAAL, from the exons ATGGAGGGGCGTGAAGAGGAGAGACTGTGTGGGAAATGGAGGCTCGTCTGTGGTTTGTACAGTTACAACCTGAGAGATGTCTTCACATG GCGTCTCCTGAAGACCGTGGTCATGGGGCAGGTGCTGTCGATGCTGATCTGTGGCACAGCAGTGAGCTGTCAGTACCTGGCCTACGCCAAGGTGGAGACGCCGATGCTGCAGAGCTTCCTCAACTAcgccctgctgctgctcgtcTACACGACCATCCTCGTCACCCGCAAAG GTGACAGGAACATCCTCCAGATTTTAAAAACCAAGTGGTGGAAATATTTGGTGATGGGTCTGGCAGATGTGGAGGCAAACTACGCCGTCGTGAAGGCGTACCAGTTCACCACCCTGACGAGCATACag CTGCTGGACTGCTTCGTGATCCCGGTGCTGATGGTGCTTTCCTGGTTCTTCCTGAAGACTCGCTACAAGCTGGTGCACTTTGTAGCCGTGATGGTGTGTCTGCTGGGGGTGGGGGCCATGGTAGGAGCCGACATCCTGGCCGGAAGAGACCAGGGATCCA CCAGCGACATCGTGCTGGGCGATGGTTTGGTCCTGATCAGCGCCTTCCTCTACGCCGTATCCAACGTGTGCCAGGAGTACACGGTGAAGAACCTGAGCCGAGTGGAGTTCCTGGGCATGATGGGCCTCTTCGGGACCGTCATCAGCGGGATACAGCT AGCTGTTCTGGAAACTCGTGCAATCGCAGCAATAAAGTGGGACTTTCACATCT CCACGCTGTTTACCGTCTACGCCCTGTGTATGTACGCGCTGTACAGCTTCATGCCCGTAGTGGTGAAGATGACCAGCGCCACCGCCGTCAACCTCTCCCTGCTCACCGCCGACCTCTTCAGCCTCTTCTGCGgcatcttcctcttccactaCACA TTTTCGACCTTGTACATCATCTCCTTTGTCGTCATCACCGTGGGTTTCGTCCTGTTCAATGCCGTTCCCACGTACTCCGCTTTACCGGAGTCCGGCTCCAGCGAGGACGACCCCTCTGAGGCGTTTGCTGACCACACGGCTGAGGGCACCTCGGACCATCTGCTGCAGGCCAACGGAGACTCCGAGAGGGCCGAGACGCTCACCGCTGTGGCCGCACTCTGA